The following are encoded together in the Dickeya lacustris genome:
- a CDS encoding MFS transporter, with amino-acid sequence MNNFKVSYFIYLAVFFAEFSFFFSLPLLGISPEISAASVGVCLAGAIILESVLMFAIAGYLEHLPRKLLIFSSLLLRAIAFLSLYISLSLISWLLFFLFLSISKAISKPFFREVLTESLPREHVKKAMNVFSLFQNTAVFVAPSLASFSDKYNFMNEIILTVILCSVIMAIFALNITYPPLASNKKPVSRSPLVGLFYAFRGNMAKAVQSILLASFFCFVIMGVFITSTTLIGKVIPDLKEYSGVFFSIVGITICLWQAIFSKFKPLNDYWISNIIIICGALSSIYLLGSLYTAVIALIAYSIYESIVIPEIYVTASGINSDIPSGVMFSYIVILSNAGSAFGSWITGLAIENISEYASEFIFFVVFCSSVTSLFFIKIASKKEAQCQS; translated from the coding sequence ATGAATAATTTTAAGGTAAGCTATTTTATTTATTTGGCAGTTTTTTTTGCCGAATTCTCTTTCTTTTTTTCTCTTCCATTACTAGGGATATCCCCAGAGATAAGTGCTGCTAGTGTTGGTGTATGTCTGGCTGGTGCCATTATACTGGAAAGTGTACTAATGTTTGCCATTGCCGGGTACTTAGAACATTTGCCAAGGAAATTACTTATCTTCTCATCGCTTTTATTGAGGGCTATTGCATTCTTATCTCTCTATATATCTTTGTCGCTGATCTCATGGTTGCTATTTTTTTTATTTTTATCCATATCCAAGGCTATATCAAAACCTTTTTTTAGAGAGGTGCTTACAGAAAGTTTGCCTAGAGAGCATGTTAAAAAGGCAATGAATGTTTTTTCATTATTCCAGAATACAGCTGTTTTTGTTGCTCCTTCTTTAGCTTCTTTTTCAGATAAATATAACTTCATGAATGAAATTATATTAACAGTTATTCTATGCAGTGTAATTATGGCGATATTTGCACTCAACATTACGTACCCACCCCTGGCGAGTAATAAGAAACCGGTATCAAGATCTCCACTGGTTGGTCTTTTTTACGCATTCCGTGGTAATATGGCTAAAGCCGTGCAGAGTATCTTGCTTGCATCCTTCTTTTGCTTTGTTATTATGGGGGTGTTTATAACGTCCACGACACTTATTGGCAAGGTAATACCAGATCTTAAAGAATACTCTGGAGTTTTTTTCTCAATTGTTGGTATCACTATCTGCCTTTGGCAGGCCATTTTTTCAAAGTTTAAGCCATTGAATGACTACTGGATTTCAAACATTATTATAATATGTGGGGCTTTATCTTCTATTTATCTACTGGGCTCTCTCTATACAGCAGTTATTGCTTTGATTGCTTACAGCATTTATGAGTCTATAGTTATTCCTGAGATTTATGTTACGGCTTCAGGTATTAACTCGGATATCCCTTCTGGCGTAATGTTTAGTTATATAGTTATCTTGTCAAATGCGGGTTCAGCTTTTGGGTCATGGATCACTGGGCTTGCCATTGAAAATATATCAGAGTATGCCTCTGAATTTATATTTTTCGTGGTTTTTTGTTCATCGGTTACTTCATTGTTTTTCATCAAAATAGCCAGCAAAAAGGAAGCGCAATGTCAGTCATAG
- a CDS encoding alginate lyase family protein, translated as MNNKKDPWFRDWKILQTHYLAGAGYSVTPKSVVYRNDPVYGSSGNGELQTSASAALFLAIEWSITRDPAYASAAIKILNGWSSTLQSIKGNDAQLAASLYGYKLLNAAEILRYSESGWAAADIERFSAMMTTVFYPLTRTYGQVNGGWANGNWDAADTVFNLSLGIWLNDSVIYNDAVNYFKNGEGNGSVIHYVQNDSGQLQESGRDQAHAQGGLGLLIMAAQMGYNQRQYQQTGADLVSYPDNSYPLVKAAEYIAKYNLGYDVPYTPIPGKGYTLDDMRRGYSWIPGVTVSSRFRGEFRPIYQGILNLFTAAGVDKEKLSYTREVIGRMPIGKFYFDHPSYEGVLAGNTLAVSNNMYVVLQSVKKYINADNSGALVSVINTSSPAVVNGISPSVTNGFQAVYLAKNRFAFRSMQTGKYLSVAADGTVLATADAVTNSESFAYNDSGNGSGTLQALSNGRYIVMNAETYQVSATATSVNDDSVRWTILYPNPTELGVIN; from the coding sequence GTGAATAATAAAAAAGACCCTTGGTTTCGGGATTGGAAGATATTACAAACGCATTATCTGGCCGGGGCCGGCTATTCGGTTACACCGAAGAGTGTGGTGTACAGGAATGACCCTGTTTATGGCAGCTCAGGGAACGGTGAATTACAAACCAGTGCTTCGGCGGCATTATTTCTCGCCATTGAGTGGTCAATCACACGAGACCCGGCTTATGCCAGCGCAGCAATTAAAATCCTTAATGGCTGGTCTTCGACTTTACAGTCTATTAAAGGAAACGATGCGCAGCTTGCAGCCAGTCTCTATGGCTATAAATTACTGAATGCGGCGGAAATTCTGCGTTATAGCGAGAGTGGTTGGGCGGCTGCGGATATTGAGCGCTTTAGTGCGATGATGACGACGGTATTTTACCCGCTCACCCGCACCTATGGTCAGGTCAATGGGGGATGGGCGAACGGTAACTGGGATGCCGCCGATACGGTATTTAATTTGAGTCTGGGCATTTGGTTAAATGATTCGGTTATTTATAATGATGCCGTGAATTATTTTAAAAACGGCGAGGGTAATGGTTCAGTCATTCATTATGTCCAGAATGATAGCGGCCAGTTACAGGAAAGTGGCCGCGACCAGGCTCATGCCCAAGGCGGCCTGGGGTTATTGATTATGGCTGCTCAGATGGGTTATAACCAGCGTCAATATCAGCAAACAGGCGCAGATCTGGTGAGTTATCCCGATAATAGTTATCCTCTGGTGAAGGCCGCTGAATATATTGCTAAATATAATCTTGGCTATGATGTTCCTTATACCCCGATTCCAGGAAAAGGATATACGCTTGATGATATGCGCAGAGGTTATTCATGGATACCCGGGGTGACGGTGTCTTCGCGTTTTCGTGGTGAATTCCGTCCCATTTATCAGGGTATCCTGAATTTATTTACGGCAGCAGGCGTTGATAAAGAGAAACTTTCTTATACCCGAGAGGTGATCGGCAGAATGCCAATAGGGAAGTTTTATTTTGATCATCCGTCTTATGAGGGCGTGCTGGCAGGCAATACACTTGCGGTATCAAATAACATGTATGTTGTGCTGCAATCGGTAAAGAAATATATCAATGCAGATAACAGTGGCGCACTGGTATCTGTAATAAATACGTCCTCTCCTGCGGTTGTCAATGGGATAAGCCCATCGGTGACAAATGGTTTTCAGGCTGTATATCTGGCAAAAAATAGATTTGCTTTTCGTTCGATGCAAACCGGGAAATATCTGTCAGTCGCGGCTGACGGCACGGTACTGGCAACGGCAGATGCGGTAACAAACAGTGAGTCATTTGCCTATAACGACTCGGGAAATGGCAGCGGCACATTGCAGGCGCTGTCTAATGGACGTTATATTGTCATGAATGCCGAGACATATCAGGTTTCCGCAACGGCAACCAGCGTGAATGATGATAGCGTCCGCTGGACAATTCTCTACCCTAACCCAACAGAGCTGGGCGTCATCAATTAA
- a CDS encoding DUF3750 domain-containing protein has protein sequence MKFLKVAGLMMSGVLIFSFGQSVIRAAHSAEQMGGKDYLSARRDSAKLAPDPVANSQTAIVQVYTAATYGWRGLVAVHPWIIIKKAGETQYQRYEVIAWGEGDVVRRNSTPVPDGYWFGSLPHVLVTHRGKAAEAMIPKIEQAVKSYPWPHTYHAWPGPNSNTFMAHIGREVPELQLDLPANAIGKDFRALTNPVGLSSSGKGVQVSLLGMLGFNLGLEEGVEVNVLGVNLGVDLNPPALRLPFIGRLGYSAVDE, from the coding sequence ATGAAATTCCTCAAGGTGGCCGGCCTGATGATGAGCGGCGTATTGATCTTTTCATTTGGTCAAAGTGTGATACGCGCGGCACACAGCGCAGAGCAAATGGGCGGGAAGGATTATTTGTCTGCACGGCGTGATTCAGCCAAACTGGCTCCTGACCCGGTTGCCAACAGCCAGACGGCCATCGTGCAGGTGTATACCGCCGCCACCTATGGCTGGCGCGGCCTGGTGGCGGTGCATCCGTGGATTATCATCAAAAAAGCCGGTGAGACGCAGTATCAGCGTTATGAAGTCATCGCCTGGGGCGAAGGCGATGTGGTGCGCCGTAATTCTACGCCCGTGCCTGATGGCTACTGGTTCGGCTCGCTGCCCCATGTTCTGGTTACTCACCGGGGCAAGGCGGCTGAGGCCATGATCCCGAAAATTGAACAAGCGGTGAAAAGTTACCCCTGGCCGCATACCTACCATGCTTGGCCTGGGCCTAACAGCAACACGTTTATGGCGCATATTGGCCGCGAAGTACCGGAGTTGCAGTTGGATTTGCCGGCTAATGCGATTGGCAAAGATTTCCGCGCGCTAACGAACCCGGTCGGGCTCTCTTCATCTGGCAAAGGCGTACAGGTGTCATTATTGGGGATGCTCGGCTTTAATCTCGGCCTGGAAGAAGGGGTTGAGGTCAATGTGTTGGGGGTGAACCTTGGCGTAGACTTAAACCCTCCGGCATTGCGTTTGCCGTTTATTGGCCGCCTCGGGTACAGCGCAGTGGATGAGTAG